AGAAAGGGAAATGCCCAAATACAAATGCACAGTTAAAAATTCACAGGGAAAGCAATCCCAGCAAGAAATTACGGCGGAGTCAGTCAAAGAAGCCCGTAACACAATGCGCCAAAAGGGTTTTGTTGTCCTGGATATCAAAGAAGCCAAGGGTGGTGGCTTTAGTCTGGGGACAAAGGGCGTAGGCGTAAAAGACCTCTCGATCTTTTCCAGGCAGCTAGCCACGCTGGTTAATGCTGGTGTTTCAATGGTCAGGGGTTTGGGCGTGCTGAGCGATCAGGCCACTAACCCAACTCTCAAGAAGGCACTGGTGGAGGTACTCGATGACGTTGAACAGGGTACTAATTTCTCCGATGCCCTGCGCAAACACCCCAAGGTTTTTGATAAGCTCTATTGCGCGATGGTGCAAGCTGGTGAAGCTGGTGGTGTGTTAGACGATGTTTTAAATCGACTGGCCAAATTGCTAGAAGATCGCGCCCGCTTGAATAATAAAATCAAGTCCGCCATGACCTATCCGGTCGTAGTGACTGTGATCGCCACAGGGATCTTCCTGGCCATGTGTATTTTTATTATTCCGGTATTTTCGGGCGTATTTGAGCAGCTTGGTGGTGAATTGCCAGCCTTTACCCAGATGCTGGTAAATAT
The sequence above is a segment of the Pseudanabaena sp. PCC 7367 genome. Coding sequences within it:
- a CDS encoding type II secretion system F family protein; translated protein: MPKYKCTVKNSQGKQSQQEITAESVKEARNTMRQKGFVVLDIKEAKGGGFSLGTKGVGVKDLSIFSRQLATLVNAGVSMVRGLGVLSDQATNPTLKKALVEVLDDVEQGTNFSDALRKHPKVFDKLYCAMVQAGEAGGVLDDVLNRLAKLLEDRARLNNKIKSAMTYPVVVTVIATGIFLAMCIFIIPVFSGVFEQLGGELPAFTQMLVNISDFLRSPQVLIVPIGLTIFSFVYGWWYKTPSGKLYMDGIFLKLPLFGDLVVKTAVARFSRTFGSLSRAGVPILSSLDICGETSGNQVITNALEKARQAVREGGLISTAIEKEDVFPPMAVQMLMIGEETGELDKMLMKIADFYENEVEEAVKALTSLMEPIMILVLGGMVGSIIVGMYLPIFSVMDQIS